In the genome of Desulfovibrio aminophilus DSM 12254, the window CTCCGGCGCGAGAAAAATCGCCATAACGTCTTAAAGATATACTGCGATTTCATGCGACAAACGGAGAAGATTCGCGCACAAATTGTGGAGGCAGCTGCACAGCTTGATGCATATATACAGCAACAAATCGACGTTGCCCGTGGAAAGTAGCCATCTAGCAACCGGTTGCAGCGGGCGATCCGCTGCGCGGCCCGCCATTGAACCGGAGCGTTAGCAGGCCAAGACGGAGGTGCGGGATGGAGTACCGAGATGTGGTCAGGGATTTCGCTGAGCGTACGAAGAAGAATCTGGAGACCATAGATCGCCTCCGAGACTTGGGCGAGGAAGTTTATGAGACTACTCAGCTCATCAACTCCATGCTGGGCCTTCTGGTCTTTCCGCGCGAGGAGTTTGTCGACCGAATCCCGCAGATACCCTTCGCTGATCTCGCGCGTGCGGGGTGGCCCACGCCAAACGTGCGTAATAGATTCCCTCAAGCTCGTGACCTTCGCCAACTCATTCGGTATTTGAGGAACGCCATTGCACATTTCAACCTCGAATTCCTTTCAGACGGGGAACATCAGATCAGCGGTCTCCGCGTCTGGAATACCAGGCCGGGAAGCAGAGTAACGACTTGGGATGCCGAGTTATCGCTGGATGATCTCCGCAACATTGCTGAGCGTTTCACGAGCCTCCTACTTGCGGAGGCCGTCTAACAGCCCCCTGCTGCCGACGAGCGGCGGGGGGTACGGCAGAGTGATGGATTGTGCACCGTTCGCGGCTGAGCGGCATGGCGTTAAGCTTTGGATCAATCAACAAGGAGGACGTATGGTTATCAAAACGAAGTACAAGGTCGGTGACATCGTACAACTCCGCTCAGGAGGACCAGAAATGACTGTTAAAGAAATTCCAGATAATGATTTGTTCAGCAACTACTACATCTGCCAGTGGTTTGCTGGAAAGAAGCTGGCGAGTGGGAACTTCCAAGAAGAATCTTTGGAGCCTGTAAATCTGGAATCTAAATGACCACGCTGCAATCAGTTATTGAGTGGATGCATGGCAAGATCAGTCGAGACGGCTGCCTTTACCAAGATGATGTTGTTGATCATCTCGTCAAGACCAAGCAAGAAGCACTGCTTCGTGAGAATGCTGACGGCAACTTGGTCCTCGGAAAGGCGCTATTAGAAGCTTTCCGCAAGGCCACGGCGGATGAAATCGTATGGGTAAAACCAGATTTCTACTGGCGGCCTCGTGTACGAGAAGATGAACCTGGCCGTGAAGCGCGCGGATGACTCCAAATCCTAACAATTCGTTCAAGTCGATGCCGCTTCGCGGCTTAAAATGGGTCTAACCCACAGGCTGCACCACAAACGGCCCAAATGAGGTAAAAACCGCAGAAGTCGGACGGTATATTCCCCAGGGATTTCCGCTAGTTTTGTGATTGGTGCGCTTCGGGACTCTCCCCTTCGGCACCAGCCGATGCGCTTTTCGTTTTCCCTCCCGCCTAGCTTCCCCCCTCCCTTGACTCCGGCCCCCGGCTGGCTATCTTTTCCGGGCGTTCCAAAAGACCCGGAGGTCGTTGCGTGACCAGTCAATTGAAGACCTTTTTCCTCCTCGCCCTGCTCACGGGCCTGATCCTCTTCCTCGGCCAGCTCATGGGCGGCCGGACCGGCCTCGTCATCGCCTTCGGTTTCGCCCTGGTGATGAACTTCGTGAGCTACTGGTACTCGGACAAGATCGTCCTCTCCATGTACCGCGCCCGGCCCCTGGCCCCGGAGGACGCCCCGGCCCTGCACTCCATGCTGGCCGAGATGTCCGCCCGCGCGGGCATCCCCACGCCCCGGCTCTACCTCGTGCCCCAGGAGGCCCCCAACGCCTTCGCCACCGGCCGCAACCGCAGAACGCCGTGGTCGCCGTCACCGAGGGCCTGCTGCGCCTGCTCCCGCCCGAGGAGATCAAGGGCGTCATCGGCCACGAGCTGGGCCACATCGCCCACCGCGACATCCTCATCCAGTCCGTGGCCGCCGTGCTCGCCTCGGCGATCATGATGCTGGCCAACATGATGCAATGGGCCGCGATCTTCGGCATGGGCCGGAGCAGCGACGAGGAGGGCGGCGGCAACCCCCTGGCCGCCCTGGCCGTGGCCATCATCGCGCCCCTGGCCGCCACGCTCATCCAGATGGGCATCTCCCGCTCCCGCGAGTACCTGGCCGACGCGGCCGGGGCCGAATACTCCGGCTCCCCGCTCTCCCTGGCCCAGGCCCTGGCCCGACTGCACAACACCTCCCTGGAGGTGCCCATGCGGGCCAACCCGGCCACGGAAAACATGTTCATCGTCAGCCCGCTCTCGGGACGCCGCGTGGGCAACTGGTTCTCCACCCACCCGCCGGTGGAGGAGCGCATCGCCCGCCTGCGCAAAATGGCCGGGAGGTAGCATGCGCCGCACCACCCTCCCCGCCCTTGTGGCGGCGGCCCTGGTCCTGGCCCTGGCCCTTCCGGCCCGCGCCGACGACCCGCGCCGCACCCCGGTAGTCCTGGCCGTGGAGCGCGTGAGCCCGGCGGTCGTGAACATCACCACCTCGCGCGTGGTCCAGGCCGTGCCCGACCCCTTCGGCGGCGCGTTCTCCGGCCCGGCCTACGAACGCTTCCTGCGCGAGTTCGGCATCGAACGCATGCCGCGCAAGGCCCAGAGCCTGGGCTCCGGCGTCATCATCGACGGCGCGCGCGGCTTCGTCCTGACCAACGCCCACGTCATCAACGGGGCCACCGAGATCAGCGTGCGGCTCAAGGACGGCCGCGAACTGGCCGCCCAGGTCAAGGGCTCGGACCCGGACCGCGATCTGGCCGTGCTCCAGGTGGAGCGCGCGGGCTCCCTGCCCCAGGCCGAGATGGGCGACTCCACGGACCTGCTCATCGGCGAAACCGTGATCGCCATCGGCAACCCCTACGGCTTCACCCACACCGTGACCACCGGCGTGATCTCCGCCGTGGGCCGCTCCGTGGGCACCAGCGACGAGGTGCTCAGCGACCTGATCCAGACCGACACGGCCATCAACCCCGGCAACTCCGGCGGCCCGCTGCTGAACATCCTGGGCCAGGTCATCGGCATCAACACCGCCATCCACGCCGAGGCCTCGGGCATCGGCTTCGCCATTCCCATCAACAAGGCCAAGCGCGTGGTGGCCGAGCTCATCAACCAGGGCCACGTCACCCCGGTCTGGCTCGGGCTCTTCGGCCAGGATCTGGACCAGCCCACGGCCAGCTACCTGGGCCTCAAGTCCCCGCGCGGCCTGCTCGTCACGGACCTGCACGCGGGCGGACCGGCCCAGCGCGCGGGCCTGGCCCCCGGCGACGTGATCCTGACCCTGAACGGCCGGGGCGTGGACGACCGCGACCACTTCCTGAGCCTCATGCTCGACGTGGGCCCGGGCGACTCCGTGCGTCTCGGCGTGTCGCGCCAGGGCCGGGAAACGACCCTCCAGGCCAAGGCCCAGGCCCTGGACGACGCCGCGGTGGCCGCGCTGGTGGACGAACACTGGGGCTTCGCCGCCGACCAGCGCCGTCCGCGCACCGGCATCCTCGTGGGCCGCGTGGCCCCCAACGGACCCGCCGCGCGCATCGGGCTCAAGCCCGGCGACATCCTGCACCAGATCGGCAACCAAAGCCTGGAGACCCCGGACGACCTGGCCCGGGCCTTCACCCGCTACCACCTGCACAACACCCTGCTCCTCTCCGTGCAGCGCGGCCGCGCCCTCTACCACGTGCGCATGGCCCTCTAGCCGGCTTCGCCGGTTTTCAGAAAGGCAAAAAGACGGGAGCTTCTTGGCTGTTCCATGAACCGGCGAAGCCGGGAAGCCGGGGGGGGTTTACAGGGAGGCGGGAAGATGGGAATTTCTGGCGTTCCAAACCAGAGCGGGAGTTGGCGGACATGGACGTGATCGTGCTGGCCACGCGCAACGCGGGCAAGATTCGGGAGTTTTCGGCCCTCATGGCCGGGCTGGGGATCGAGGTGAAGGGCCTGGGCGACTTCCCGGACGTCGAGGACGTCGAGGAGACCGGGACCACCTTCGAGGAAAACGCCCTGCTCAAGGCCCGGGCGGTGTCCCAGGCCACGGGCCTGACCGCCGTGGCCGACGACTCGGGCATCTGCGTGGACGCCCTGGGCGGCGCGCCGGGGGTCTATTCCGCGCGCTACGCCGGGGGCCACGGCGACGCCGAGGCCAACAACGCCAAGCTGTTGCTGGAGCTCACGAACGTGCCGGACGAAAAGCGCACGGCGCGGTTCGTCTGCGTGGTGGCGGCGGCGCGGCCGGACGGGGCCACGCTCACCGCGCGCGGGGAGTGGGAGGGCCGGATCACCCACGGCTACGTCGGGAAGTCCGGCTTCGGCTACGACCCGATCTTCTTCGACCCCGAACTGGACATGACCGCGGCCCAGATGACGCCGGAACAGAAGAACGCCCGGTCGCACCGGGGCAAGGCCCTGCAGGCGCTCATGGGGAAGTGGCGGGGATTCGCCCGGGGCTGACCGCGCCGGACCGTCCTGAGAACGCGCGGACGCGGCGCGAAAAAGAAACCGGGGCCACGCGCAGGCGATGCGCGGGGCCCCGATTGTTTTACACAACGCGGCAGGCGCGGATTGTCGAGGGCCCGCTAGTGCGCCTCCATCGAGCGGGGGGCCAGGAACTCCAGGATCATGTCCTGGCGGCGGGAGTCGGGGGCGTCGAAGCCCAGGGCCAGGATGAAGCCGCCGGGCCGTTCCGGGTCCGGGGTCACGCGCAGGGCCCGGCCGCGCAGGGGCATCGACCGCCGGTCGCCGTCGCGCAGCACGATCTCCACTTCCGCCCCCAGGGGCAATCCGCCCGAGGCTTCGCAGAGCATCCCGCCCAGGCTCAGATCCCGGGTGGCGCAGGGGCGTTCCGGCCCGTGGCTCGGGCGCAGCTCCGCGTCCAGGCGCAGCTTGAGCCGGGGGTGGCGGCGAAGGCCTTCGCGGAAGGCGAAGACCATGTTCCGCTCGGCCTTGGCCCGGTAGAGGGCCTTGTCGGCCCGGCGGACGAGGGCCTCGGCGGAATAGGCGTCCTCCGGGAAGGTGGCCACCCCGGCGCTCACCGTGACCGGCCCGTGGTCGCGGCCCTCGAAGAGCACCGGACGCCCGGCCACGGCCAGCCGCACGCGCTCGGCCACGGCCACGGCGTCGTCCTTGCCGGTCTGGGGCAGGAGCAGGACGAACTCCTCGCCGCCCCAGCGCGAGGCCTGGTCCATGACCCGACAGGTCTCCAGCATGGCCTGGGCCACGCCGCGCAGCGCCTCGTCCCCGGCCTGGTGGCCGTGGGCGTCGTTGAAGTCCTTGAAGCGGTCCAGGTCGAGCATGACCACGGAAAAGGGCTGGCCGAAGCGGCGGAAGCGCTCCACCTCGCGCTCCAGCTCCTGGTTCAGGCGGCGGCGGTTGGACAGGCCGGTGAGTTCGTCGGTGAGGGCCAGCTCTTCCTGGCGGCGCAAAAGCCGCAGTTCCACGAGCACGGGATTGCGCACCCTCGGGGCCACGTTGACGAAATAGTCGCAGAGGGCCACCCGCAGGCCCACGTCGCGGCCCAGGGACAGGGCCAGGGCCTGGCGGTGGCGCGCGATGGCCCGCCAGTGCAGCCGCCCCTCCTCCTGGCCGAACTCCAGGCGGGTCAGGGCGTGCAGCAGGTCGGCGCAGGCGGACGGCCCGAGGGCCTCCTCCACCTGCCGCATGGCCTCGGCCTCGGCCGCCGCCCCCCGACCTTCGGCGGCCTCCAGAAAACGCTCGCAGAGCGCCTTGCGCTCGGAAACGGAATCCATCCCCACCCCCGTCCCGGAAACATTGCCGTTCTTATAACGTTACTCCAACGTCACCGTCCGGGCAAGCCCGCGCCGGACGCGCGGCGGGTGGTGGAAATCCTCCTATCAGGCCGTTGGGGAAGTCCTTTTCCGCGGGAGGATCAAAAAACGCACGGCTGGGTGTCACAATAAAATCATGACCCGCGCGCATCCAGTCGCAACGACAGGTTTTTTTCCGAACGGCGCAACGCCGAGCGCGGCCACCCGGAGGCCGGTCAGGCTTCCAGGACGATGTTCGCCAGATGGTTGTCCCGGCCCAGGCGCTTGGCCCGGTACATGGCCCGGTCGGCGTGGCGCAGGAGGTTCTCGCCGTCCTCGCCGTGGCCGGGATAGACGGCCACGCCCATGCTGGCCCGGACCTCCACGGGCGTGTCCTCCACGAGCACGGGTCGGGCGAAGGCCTGGAGCAGCTTCTCGGCGGCGGCCAGGGCGTCTTCCGGGGCCTTGAGGTCCGGCAGGATGACCGTGAACTCGTCGCCGCCCATGCGGGCCACGGTGTCGGTCTGGCGCAGCAGGCCCTGGAGCCGGTGGGCCACGTCGTGAAGCACCTGGTCGCCCGCGTGGTGGCCCAGGTGGTCGTTGACCTCCTTGAAGCGGTCCAGGTCCAGGACCACCAGGGCCAGGAACAGGCCGTGGCGGCGGCAGCGGGCCAGGTCCATGTCCAGGCGCTCGGCGAAGAGCACGCGGTTGGCCAGGCCGGTGAGGGTGTCGTGATAGGCCAGGAAGCGGATCGTCTCCTCGGCTTGGCGCTTCTCGGTCACGTCCTGGACCATGAGCACGTAGCCCACGAGCCCGCCCTGGCCGCGCACGGCCGAGACCCGGGCGTTGACGTGGCGCGCGACCCCGCCCTGGCGGCGGGTGAAGCAGAATTCGTGGGAGCCGTGGTGGCGCA includes:
- a CDS encoding diguanylate cyclase, whose protein sequence is MDSVSERKALCERFLEAAEGRGAAAEAEAMRQVEEALGPSACADLLHALTRLEFGQEEGRLHWRAIARHRQALALSLGRDVGLRVALCDYFVNVAPRVRNPVLVELRLLRRQEELALTDELTGLSNRRRLNQELEREVERFRRFGQPFSVVMLDLDRFKDFNDAHGHQAGDEALRGVAQAMLETCRVMDQASRWGGEEFVLLLPQTGKDDAVAVAERVRLAVAGRPVLFEGRDHGPVTVSAGVATFPEDAYSAEALVRRADKALYRAKAERNMVFAFREGLRRHPRLKLRLDAELRPSHGPERPCATRDLSLGGMLCEASGGLPLGAEVEIVLRDGDRRSMPLRGRALRVTPDPERPGGFILALGFDAPDSRRQDMILEFLAPRSMEAH
- a CDS encoding YodC family protein, which translates into the protein MVIKTKYKVGDIVQLRSGGPEMTVKEIPDNDLFSNYYICQWFAGKKLASGNFQEESLEPVNLESK
- a CDS encoding DUF6953 family protein, which produces MTTLQSVIEWMHGKISRDGCLYQDDVVDHLVKTKQEALLRENADGNLVLGKALLEAFRKATADEIVWVKPDFYWRPRVREDEPGREARG
- a CDS encoding trypsin-like peptidase domain-containing protein; this encodes MRRTTLPALVAAALVLALALPARADDPRRTPVVLAVERVSPAVVNITTSRVVQAVPDPFGGAFSGPAYERFLREFGIERMPRKAQSLGSGVIIDGARGFVLTNAHVINGATEISVRLKDGRELAAQVKGSDPDRDLAVLQVERAGSLPQAEMGDSTDLLIGETVIAIGNPYGFTHTVTTGVISAVGRSVGTSDEVLSDLIQTDTAINPGNSGGPLLNILGQVIGINTAIHAEASGIGFAIPINKAKRVVAELINQGHVTPVWLGLFGQDLDQPTASYLGLKSPRGLLVTDLHAGGPAQRAGLAPGDVILTLNGRGVDDRDHFLSLMLDVGPGDSVRLGVSRQGRETTLQAKAQALDDAAVAALVDEHWGFAADQRRPRTGILVGRVAPNGPAARIGLKPGDILHQIGNQSLETPDDLARAFTRYHLHNTLLLSVQRGRALYHVRMAL
- a CDS encoding XTP/dITP diphosphatase, whose amino-acid sequence is MDVIVLATRNAGKIREFSALMAGLGIEVKGLGDFPDVEDVEETGTTFEENALLKARAVSQATGLTAVADDSGICVDALGGAPGVYSARYAGGHGDAEANNAKLLLELTNVPDEKRTARFVCVVAAARPDGATLTARGEWEGRITHGYVGKSGFGYDPIFFDPELDMTAAQMTPEQKNARSHRGKALQALMGKWRGFARG
- a CDS encoding HEPN family nuclease produces the protein MEYRDVVRDFAERTKKNLETIDRLRDLGEEVYETTQLINSMLGLLVFPREEFVDRIPQIPFADLARAGWPTPNVRNRFPQARDLRQLIRYLRNAIAHFNLEFLSDGEHQISGLRVWNTRPGSRVTTWDAELSLDDLRNIAERFTSLLLAEAV